The Halopelagius inordinatus genomic interval AGTCCTTGGCCTTCTTCGGGTTACGGACGAAGAAATAGCGGAGCACCTCGGGTTCGAGGAGTTCGAGAATCTCGTCGACGGTGACGATGTTGCCCTCCGAAGACGAGAGGGGGTCGCCGTTGAGCGTGAACCACTCGTACACCATCGGCACCGGCGGTTCGATGCCGAGGACGTTGCGCGCGACGTCGTCGCCGGAGGGCCACGACCCCTCGGCGTGGTCCTTGCCGAACGGTTCGAAGTCGACGCCGAGCACCTGCCACTGACCGGGCCACTCGAACCGCCACGGCAGTTTCCCCTCGCGGAAGGTGGCGGTGCCCTCGTGGCCGCATCCCTCGATGTGGCGGCCGCCGGCGTCGATGCCCTCGCAGACGTACTCGACGGTTTCTGCGTCGAGGTCCACGTCGGTTATCGTCTGCGTCAGCATGCCGCACTCCTCGCACTGCGCCATGAACGGGACGTAGTCTTCGTCTACCGTGTCCTGATACTCGCCGAGGACCGCGCGCGCCTCGTCCGCGTGTTCGAGGACGTGGCGGACGACGGAGTCGAACGCTCCCTCGGCGTACAGTTCCGTGTTCGACACCATCTCGATGGGGACGCCGATGAGGTCGGCGCTCTCTTCGAGGAGGTTCGTGAAGTGCGCGCCGTAGGAGTCCGCCTCGCCGAAGGGGTCGGGGATGTCCGTGTAGGGCTTTCCGAGGTTCTCGCCGAGTGCGCCCGCGTTCACGTCGCCGAGGCCGACGATGTTCCACTCGTCGTCCGCGAGTTTCCGCGGGAGTTTCCGGAGTGCGTCTTTGTCGTCGGAGGTGAACACCTGTCTGACCTCGTGGCCGCGTTCGCGGAGACTCTCGGCGACGAAGTAGCCGCGCATTATCTCGTTGAAGTGGCCGAGATGCGGGACGCCCGACGGCGAGACGCCGCCTTTGATGACGATGGGGTCCGTCGGGTCGCGGGCCTCTATCCGGTCGGCTATCTCGTCGGCCCAGAAGGCGCGGTGGGCGGTGTCGTCGGCCTCGGCTTCCGCGTCGACCGACGGCAGGTCGTCGGAGTCGCCGGACGCGGTCCGGTCGCTCTCTCGTGGGTCCTCGTCCGAAGAGTTCTGGTCTGTCATCTACTTCTGTGCCCAGTAACTCGGTTCGTCGTCGACGCCGGTGGGGACG includes:
- the lysS gene encoding lysine--tRNA ligase gives rise to the protein MTDQNSSDEDPRESDRTASGDSDDLPSVDAEAEADDTAHRAFWADEIADRIEARDPTDPIVIKGGVSPSGVPHLGHFNEIMRGYFVAESLRERGHEVRQVFTSDDKDALRKLPRKLADDEWNIVGLGDVNAGALGENLGKPYTDIPDPFGEADSYGAHFTNLLEESADLIGVPIEMVSNTELYAEGAFDSVVRHVLEHADEARAVLGEYQDTVDEDYVPFMAQCEECGMLTQTITDVDLDAETVEYVCEGIDAGGRHIEGCGHEGTATFREGKLPWRFEWPGQWQVLGVDFEPFGKDHAEGSWPSGDDVARNVLGIEPPVPMVYEWFTLNGDPLSSSEGNIVTVDEILELLEPEVLRYFFVRNPKKAKDFDISRLDQLVDEFDRFERLYFGEETDENLDDLADRAYPFVVDEVRKERVRLPYTFAAVLGMTDDRDLRIRMATNEGYFDDDTPEWAIEEALGRVERAHAWATRLDNQYNYRLQAEMPDVAFDADVEAALDDLAAFVEDGHDGEEIQGEIYEAAKRHDVDVGEFFEAGYLLFFDQPQGPRLGEFLGELDRDLVVTRLRREA